AAAATTTCTAAAATACACTTagacaagaaaatatttaagattTGCATTTGATATTGTAGGCTTACTATGGAGAGTATCCAGCTGAGGAGTATGATGTGGACAGGTTACGAGAGCTAATACTCAGGTACTTCGGAAGACGATACCAATAAACCTGCAGATGGAAATCCATACTGAAAAGATATACTCTTTGGGATAATGGTGTATTCTATTAGATCTAATAAGTTCAAAAAACTTTCTTGTTACATTTTGATTGTTCAAAATGTCTGTTATTTAACAGCATAGAAAATGGaagaaacttttaaaagaaataataataatcatgtATGTTACTATAAAATAGGTAGTCATGCACCAGGAATAATTTCtcaactttttaaattgatattagaACATCAAGAATgaataattgaatatttaaacaaacagagtttaatttaaacattaaaagtaTCTAAAGAAAGTATTAGATCGTTTACTGCTacctttataattttatttttttaaattcaccaaaAATGGCCAAAATATGTcagatgatttaattttttgacattgttttaatcatatcctaataaaaaatttgatatttagtttAATGCATGcataaattatattgaaaaaatattatgtctcatttaagggggctcctgggtataaatgattttttttttctaatataggatttcgctatattttttcataaatgaactttatcatatacttaaaagaaaaatgaaataaaaaaatggagtcaccgttcatttaagctaaaatctgcctctggaaaaagcatacatttttgttaatgtcctttttttctgttgaactaataggagaaaaagaggaaatatcgaaaaaaaaaaaataacctaatataagaaatcgcttaaattttacattaatttagtttatgtacagcttatttgaaaacaataataaaaaatataggtttaAAAGTtatctggggccaaaccaaatcatttttgttggttgtttttttgtagcatatcataaagtaacaactaatagtgtaataaataaaatttgtaatgaaaaagtaaaggtttaattttttgctaaaatttttgtacccaggAGCCTCCTTAatacagaaacaaaataatagttGTACTCGTATTATCTTACTGAAATTTTAAATCTCTTTGTATGTGACTTAATCCTCAGGGTAAATAACAAGCAGAATATTTTCCCCTTCAAAATATGTTATTCTTTTATAAAGCAAATTTAATCtaaaaattatttacttttgtGTTTTAGAAATTCCCAAATATTAGAATGTGTATTTTTCCCTTACATTCCATCAAAAGGTTAGATAACTCTTTTTAAACTCTTGATAGTCatagttataatttttttaggtGAAATGAACTGCAATTGTTAAGACTACTAAATTTTTCCCCTTATAAAATTGAACCTGTATTGGTCATAATTACAGTTTAACTGATTGGATTTTTACATAAAATGGTGAAATGAAAACTACGTTATTATGAAAATTGTCACAAATTCCTTGAAAAGAATACACAATTAAATTTGTGTGCAATAATTATTTGATGAAGGTTTTGACACTTTGATTATGAATTGTAACTTAACTAGAAATCCATGTCAACCTGAAAGAATAGGTTGtagaatatattttaacaacattttcaattttatattattatcattatttgctcttttctttacaaacaaaattgttttgttcttGTCTCATAAGGCCATGTGGGCCTCTAGTTTATCAAAGAATTCCATTGTTAGTGCAATATGaggttgttattatatttttttatatactcaTTCTTTTTTTGAGTTGTAAAGTACTACACAATGAattatacatttacatttatacACAAATGATTGAAAGATTACACACGAAAATTAGTGTTCAAATTGTAAGAATTATCACATTTATGCAGGTagtataaatttgtaaattggCCTAAACCCTATCTTCAATAAAACATCTCAATTTGTCAactgttttttgtacaaaatgtaagcagtgaatttaaagaaattaccAGGTAAGAGAATTTTCATAATTCAGAAAACAATCCTCAACTTGagttgttttatgaagattGAAGCCAAAATTAATGTTAGCATTCCATTATAAGGGACTAGTTGTAACGTATCAACTAAGTTTAATGGGTTGGTATATACTAATGGTATTCATACCAAATTctcaaagatttaaaaaatgggacaaaaatataaaatgcacTAGTTTATGTAATTTCTATTATCATGTACTCTTTTGTTCatccattgacaaaaaaaaaaggcataaaTATGTGCATGATATGTCTTATCTGTTCAACTAGCCACGTTTTGATGAAAATATATAGCAAAAGCTTTTTGtggagaatttaaaaaaaaaaactgatattcaatAAAGCTAGGtgataatgaaataattaaaagaaataataaggtatatattgattgaatCGATATCAATTTAACTTAGTAAAATATAGTCGACCAATTCTTATTTATAATTagataatttgtgaagtttaacaatatataaaatttctaaaactcATCAGAACTTGGCATATCACCTGTATTGGCAGCATGgattatgaaaatgttaaaattacaaaaaatgctgtaaaaatcttttttgacCAGGTGTAAATTCACAATCCAGTTCATTTGGTCTTGCGAAAAATAATGATGGTTAAGATTTATGAACCAGGGTAAGACTcaaaacatgatatatttttataatccaTGCAATATATGTTAAATGTTAGTTAGGTAACATCTTGgttcctttaatttttttattactttcttaaatgcaaatacaatataaaatcttttattttaatgcaCACTTTAATCCATCATGGGATCTTCCAAGTCTTTCCTTTAATCTTAAATTGATTTTTCTGTGATATGGGTGAAGCgaacaatatttttaacattccAAGTTTGGCGGTGAATAAAATGTAGCATGTGATCAAAATCTCCCTAACGTACTTATTATACCTTCCTCAAATCTTCTAGAAACTAAAGATTATTGATGAAAAAATCATAATGTGAAAAACTTTTTATACTTAATATTTCTGAATACAACTTTGTTTCAGAAGCTTAAAAAGGTTTGCTAACTTAAAATCTGTGAACTTTAGCCAGAAAAGAGGCATGTTATAGGACCTATGTTGCCTCAAATTCTTACATCTTTTACACttatgcattttcttttgattcatttctatttaaatagtGATCTGTTACTGTATTCTTTTCTGAACTTAATCAAGTCACTCAGTTCTGATTTTCAGTTGAATCTcatttatatgtattgtatttaCATTCAATGCAAAGCTAACAAACAATTTGcttagttaagtttttgttttaaaatttttaaatatgttgaaaaacacacacaaaaattaATGAGAGAAAAACTGGCTCAAGAAACATTTTCATTCAGTTGTTTAAACAgagaaattataatattttctttcactGTCAAGTAGTAGGTGtactgaattttttttctgagttcTGAACTGGACAACATTACCCaccttttttatcttttgaaacaaatatactttaaaacaattatgactttttacttacatttatacttttttcattataattccTGCAGTGTCAAGTAAAACTTTGAGAATCTTCAAagtaaagttaatattttttttcaaaaatttatattgaatcTCTCTCACAAATGATGTTAAAATTCACTACAAATCTGCAAAATgcaagtgataaaaaaaaatcaaatccaaTGTTAACATTAATGCTTTATTCTTAAAGTTAAGAatacacattttaatattgtgaaATGTCAACTTGCCAATGTTTTTAACATGAGAACCaaaatatagattttgttttaattgaaactgCAGGAATTATGGTTTAATTCTTTATACTTCTACAAACTGTTAAATCCCACCTGTTGTTGtgtttgtcaataaaatatttcttgcaattttgttttcattttattttactgtaaaaatatCTGCCTCAGAGTGTTTGAATTGTTATAGTTATTCTGTCTCTACTGCTGGTGCCCCTAGTCAGTAAAAAGTACACAGGTATGAAATGACTCTTAATTATTGATTCAGAGGTCATGGTAACAGTTTTATTGCTGGTTCTCCCAGTCAGCAAGAAGTACAAAGGTATACAGCTATGAAATGACTCTCTCAGGTCATGGTAACAGTTTTATTGCTGGTTCCCCCAGTCAGTAAGAAGAACACAGGTATACAGCAATGAAATTACTCTTTCAGTTGTTGATCCAGAGGTCATGGTAACAGTTTTtgaaaacaagagtgcacacactgaaatgtctcaaCTATTTTACTgaccattgatattatgttggtCTTAAAAAAGGTAttactacaactatcacatatacttcaacatttttaaagatcaaTGACAATAAGGTCAAGGTTAGATAAATTCTGTCAAGACGGACATGCACACCTCACATTTAttacatacatcaaatatagttgcCATATTGATTatggaattataaaaaaaacagatcaaaacacaCAAACTTATATTTGACTAATTTAACCATGAAGATGAAATCAAGGTCAGATTATACTGGCCAGAAAGACATGTACTCCTTACAATTATTCCTACATGAAATAATGCTGACCTATtgctatatatatttgaaaaaacagACCAATACACAATAACTTATCATTTACCAATGAACCATTTATGAGGTAAAGGTCTATTGAAACCAGCCAGACAGACCTGCAacccttacaatcattcaatacaccagGTATAGTTGACCTACTGCTTATAGAATCTGAGAAATGGACCGTATGCCATAACTTAAACCTTGATAATTGAAATCGAGGGTGAGGTCACATGAATCCTGTTGACAGAAAGACATTATAAGGTCATTGTCTGCATAAAGGCAAAGTTTATATGGTCAATGTATTTTCTATTCATAAAAAGCACGATTCTAGCCTaatttgtttgtacatgtacattgtaacaacttgttatatcaatattaaagGTAACTTTGCCTTCAGGTATAGTTAAAACTGCTTACATAAATCATcaaaaaacaagagtgcacacactgaaatgtcttcTGCTTTACTGACcgttgattttatgttgatagtcctaaatatagagctttactacaactatcGCATAAGCTTAACAagatccaagaaaatgaggtcaaggtcagataaaccaaactggaaatacatgtacaccttgcaAGCATATAGTTGGCATATTGCTTTATAAAGTACaagaaaaacagactaaaaaaATTGAGCAATGAACCTAAAAATTAGGTCCAGGTCGAATAAAACATGCCAAACAGACATGTACATCGTAAAATAtgttcatacaccaaatatagtttatTATATAGCATACAGTATtagaaaacagaccaaaaacacaataacttacattatcgctattttgtgtatttttcttttgatctttttttgtgataattttcatatcatgcttctcgcttgatatggaataattatcactagaaactaaggaggccacgtggttgctaacgaaattgacatgaaattgacaccttgtcataggtaaaatagcgataaatagattatcattggtcatctcaactcgattgcttttctcactttcgctgtaccagctcaagcgagaaaatcaatctcgttgagatgatcaacgataatctttaattaaccactgaaccatgaaaatgatatcaaggtcagatgacacctaccagttagacatgtacatctgacaatcatttcatacaccaaatatggtagacctattgcatacagtattagAAAAAAGGACCAAagctcaaaaacttaactataaccactgatcAGTGAAAATGCGGTCAAAGTCAGATGCCATCTGgaagttggacatgtacacctcagaatcattccatacaccaaatttagtacacctattgcttatagtatcatggaaatggacttgaccaccaaaacttaaccatgttcactgatccatgaaatgaagtcgaggtcaagtgaaaactatcTGACAGGCATTAGGAcattgcaaggtatgcacataccaaacaTAGCTATCCTATTACTCATATTAAGGGAGAAATTAAGAATtcttaaattcttaattttttttgcaaGCAGTCACTGAATTATGAAAacgaggtcaaggacaatgggcATGTGACAGACGAAAACTTCATCACATAACtatctatatatacaaagtagGAAGGATCCATGTCTTCTACCACCtgaaatattaaactttttaaaataagttaaagCTCATGCCACCACAACCAAACAATAGATACAACCCCTTATTTCACTTGctaaactaaaaaacaaaagattgtATCAGAGTAAATAGATTCACCTAAAACAAGGCAAGAAAATAATCAGTGTTATGTTTgtcgcaaaaaaaaaattaatattcaaagaaaacaatgaaaaaaacaatattgaaatattgtacTTTTAAAGTGTCTGTGATACAGATTTGTATGAAATGATGTCTTGTTTAGCAAAAGATATATgacaaaacaacacatattACTTTATTACCTAACAAGTAATTAAGGAGTTAAAATAGCCCAGAACCAAAATAAATTTACGATAAATCAACAGATACTCATATAGGCATTAGCGGGgatgaatgaataaaaacattacaaaattcCTAAATCAAATTGATTaactatttttagtttttttattcatagaaaggtgtttatttttttcatgaatatatCTAAAGTGCTTGAAGATCAAACCCATGTACTACCTGAAACTATTATACTAACTTTActattagtataatagtcccagtcACTTCTAAGTATTTAACAACCTTGACtataataattgtttacatGATCGACCAAATCCTTTACTTACAAAGatcatattgtttaaactaaaaataacaTGAAGTTTACTTTAGATACAGATccggaagaagaaaaaaaacatcattcataaacaacaataatggcGTTTTCTAAGTCTGTTATAAGAAGTCAATCCCTAACCAGATGTGGAGTATATGAAACTGACCAAACAATAAAATGGAATTGTCCAGAGTGAGACTGTGGTAGTTTATTGTGCAATAACTGCAGAGATGAAGTCTGTTCAGAATTCCAAAATGCCAAGGATCATCAGGTAGAAAATATCAAAGATGTAGGACAACCTACTGTtgtagaaataaatataaacaaacaatatcagACTGATCTTTTTCGAGTAGGTTGTATGATTTACAGTAATGATGATTTTCTGTGGATAAGTAGTGGAACAGATGGAGTATTACAGAGAGTAAAACCTGAAGGAACCAAACTGAACATACTATCAAGCTTTAATATCAGTGTTTATGGCATGGCTATTACTCAATCAAATAATCTACTTGTTTCTACAGGGGATTCAAGATTAAAACAATTCAGTAAAAATACAGGGACACTTTCAGACACAGTATATATTGTGTCACCATTCCGTTCTACAGACTTCTATATCACAAGGGACAATAAAGTTCTAGCAGGATGTGTCAATGAAGACTTCCCTAAACAAGGTAGAAGAGTTATAATGCTAATGGATCAGAATGGAGAATGTGAAAGTGTGTATGAACATGATCAACATAAACAACCTATATTCACCTATCCTTGGAGTATAACACATACTAGTAATGGGAATATTCATGTGGTGGATCGTGTAAGTGACAAAGGAGGCAGAGTAGAAGTGTTAGGACAGGATGGAGCTTTAATTAATATCTACACGGGAGATACAGAGATCAACAAAGGCAGACAATTCTATCCAACAGACATAGTAACAACCCCTAGAGACAATGTAATTGTTGCTGACATAAATACGGACACACTTCATATCTTAAACAATGCTGGCCTGCTCATTACTTATTATAATACAAGTAACATAAACATAATGCTACCGTATTCTCTTGCATTCTCTCCAACAGGACAACTATACATAGGATGTACCAGAACAAAAGGCAACACAACCAAGGAGAACAGGATATATGAAGTTACCATATCAAGATGTTAATGTAAATAAGAAACACATTCTAAACATGTTGCATAAAGCTATAATCTTTCATAAAGGAGTGTTCAGTAAgccccctttttggccccaaaatatagcagttttagaaaattgtgaaaatgaaatcTTTACACTCtattttggaaagtaaaatgcttctgctacataaaaggagctgtttttgacaatacaatgcacaaatatcgCATTCTAGCATCATTGAGTCACgcttaattactgaaatctttaaaatattagcattttggtcaatttttagACAGTTTctgtctaaaatgaaagtggccgcattcatgttcattcataatattgaaatgtaatttgtatttgatgataatacaaaacatatataaaagttgaggatgaacacggatgttgccactttcatttttgacaaaaaccatctgaaaagtgacattttttagcatatttgatagattttttatatttaagcttgaatcagactaaatgactaaatcagttaaaatctttcacataaactaatcgaatcaattgaaatagacacttcagtgtttaaaaagtgtcaaaaaacTTTCgatagatgaacctgaaatttgaggcaaaAAATCAGCACTTACCGGACAAACGCCTTtaaagttttacaaaaaaaatgtaaaccattataaagTTATTATCTAGGCATATATTTTCAaggtacaatataaaaaatttggAATATATATGTCCTGCCAAATCTATACTTATTGCTCtcatcactataaaaaaaaatattgtagtttatttaaaatattatactgTAGCCTCTGATATATTCCTATAAGTGTTGACTCTAATGATAAATTACAATGAAGTATTTTTGAACAACTAGAAAATGCTGATACTAAAATTTGATGATGAAGTACTGTGAGGTATATTGAGATAAAGAAGATATGATGTAAATGTTAAtgaaacatcaacccaacaactTGATTGTTTTTGACTGATGTCTTGGTAAAACaggatttttatttcttattagtAATAAttgactttgaactagctttcagtaactgccAGTACTTATAGAATGTTACTATTTTTAGGGACCAGCAGAAACCTAACTCAGGCCGCAGTGTTTTAACCATGTTGAAGATCCATGGGTAACtttgggctgttttctgctctctGGTCAGGTTCTTGTCAATTTGACACATTGCCAATTTTCATTCACAATTGTATCATTATTACATAAAAGAGAATTAATATTTCAAGgtattaagggcatacgatagtTTTGATCCCGTATTTACATGTTTATACACTTTACAAATTTCCATATAGACTATTTtctacctgattaaatcaaaaatgtaataaaaaacataccttcatgtgctacttttgtatatttgctcaaaattcggatttgtggcCTTATTTTCCCTTTCCAAAGAAAaccataacttttttgttttaaaagataaacacaaattgttttttgttaaataatttgtaatttctgtattttataaatatttgaaaaatttaaacattttttattcagaaatgacgcatatttatcaaatgttcatgaatgtagaaaaaatcatcatttatcaaatttaaaaaaattgcactatttacgttttcatgaaaattggcaTAAATAATCTTCTCGCGTAATCAAACcaaatggcattttaaaaaaCTCGTTTTCAGtataaatcagtttgaatgataaaaatctgcCGAAAACTGATTCTTTTCCTGATAAGTCATAGTTTGACATTGTGAAAACAACAATTTACGTTAGCAAcatcattacctcccctgtaactgtatcgtatgcccttaataaAGACTTAAACCAACTTCATTTGTTTCCACCTGTCCCAAGTCCCGatcctgttgttcagtggttgttacagtttgttgatgtggttaataagtgtttctcatttctcgacatttatatatgtatatatatatatatatattagacttttgttttttctgattaaattgtattacactagtcattttgcggccctttatagcttgctgttcagtgtgagccaaggctctgtgttgaaggctttGACCTATAACTGTTTACTTTaaacacattgtgacttggatggaaagttgtatcattgacaatcataccacatcttctcatttCTATTGTATGCATTCAAAACATGGACTTACTTGCTAGTAAaaaggattttatttttttcatgaagctactgtttttaaatatatatggatctgaatataaactgaaataaaaatgagaatggaagcTTTTTCATATCAtctattgtggattcatttttatttgtgggataccaattttcaagaATTTGTTGGTAAGGGGTCATCCATAATTGTCAACCATTTTCCAAAGTGTACAAAATGTTCACTTGGGGGaggggttaaaaaatcaacatttttactGTACgctaattttttatttttttcgtttacGCATTATTACAGCAACGGAGCCATTTATCAACTATGCATTTGAAAATAACTTGAAATTGTTTCTAATTGGATGACAGAAAGTGCAGAACTCTGaatctccttgtctgtaactaaggaagccAACATTTTGAATTGCAGAATGTGTTGACATGTAAgttctacaataataaacaaaaaaacacacatgTTGCCCCTAGAAATATTCtattaatcaaattttattacatttttgagGCGGCAAAGAACCTAGAAAACGCCCAGTGTTTATGTTTACACCCAAGCATAACTATAATGTTAAATGGATTAAggaccaaagaagataacactgaaaattttacaataaaataatgtttgaaattgaattatttacttgttttgcattagaatagagataactgtattgttttTGAAGTTTTGCTGATGTCCATTGGTAGTTTACTGTGGCAAATACCTGTTTATCTGTCTCCGCAACACATCGCCAGGTAACCCTAAATTTGTGACAGTAAAAATCTTCCCCTtttaagtagtcactgaaccatggaaATTAGGTCTgacaaggacattggacatatGAAATTCATGTACCTCCAAAACTGTAGGATGAGATAGTTGGACAAACTATGTATTCTTATCTGAACGGACAGACAaataaaaggacaaacagacagatgAACAGGGGTAAATTAATATAACCCTCTACATTTTGTCGCTGGGGGCATAACCAGGGGCATACAAATCTTTTgtcattaaataatgaaaatgaggtcaaagacaatgaaacaatgacaaaaaaaacttcataaaaCTTCAATGCCAAATCTTAATTCATAACATAAGGCAACTATATACAAAGAATGAAatatccaggtcttctaccttctaaaataatAAGCTTTTATAAAGAAGAAAGTTAATGCCACCACCACAACTATTCGCTATTCCTATGTCTCACTTTAAGCttttaaatatcttatattctattgtaATCCAAGCAAGTGTTAAATTTATCAAAGCAGATAACAAACACTAATCatgaaaattcatttatttccaCTACcgatttcattttataatagtaaacaatttttacaatatagATATCAATgcaatttatttcataattaaaactAGATGCTGCAATTTCCTGAGAGAAATTTCTCGAATTTGCCATCATATAACGATGACAAATCATTTCtcaaaaatgatcaaaatattttctgtactTAATGCCATTTGTAGCTATTCTGTCTAGAAATTGATAGTGTGACCACAACTATAAGTCTGAACACATTTGGTATATCACATGAAGGAACTCTATGTTAAACTTTGAAAGTCTGagttttaaataagtctaaGGTAACACTACTTAAGAATGCTGGTATTGATTTGTGTTTAGACAGATATAAGTCTATAGCTTCTTCTAAATTCTCTGTAAAATCTGTAGATAATAGCTGCATATCATTTTTCTCACCttgctgaaaataaaaaaaaattatgattgaaATCTGGGTTTATAGCTGGTTATTAAATCtaataaattaaacttttatcaCAGACATATgtctttctttttgtaattttgattatgcaaatgttgaaattaaaatagcaatactttaCATGTTACATAACttaaccaaaacacaaacattaacttgtaaactatgtaaaagtgtcaaagtcaatgaaccatcaaatactgtaaaccaacttattttcgcagatactttatttcgcgttccTCTCTTTCTTGACCACTTGATGGCTATTTTATTTTGCGATTTTCTTATTTACTTGAAGGAAAGATCTAAGTTTTACATGTTCaagacgatttatattcgcgttatttttctactcgcgaaagttgtgaaaaataaaacgctcgcgaaaataagttggtttacagtatcaTTGACTTAACATTAGCATTTCATCTTTAACTGatataatcacaaactaatacatgtaaactaagcataagtttcaaagtcaatagaccatgactgagagGGCTGGGGCTGGGCAAAATATTCACAATGGAAATGAGATGCATTAATGCT
The genomic region above belongs to Mytilus trossulus isolate FHL-02 chromosome 7, PNRI_Mtr1.1.1.hap1, whole genome shotgun sequence and contains:
- the LOC134726527 gene encoding uncharacterized protein LOC134726527; translation: MVKIYEPGGHGNSFIAGSPSQQEVQRDEVCSEFQNAKDHQVENIKDVGQPTVVEININKQYQTDLFRVGCMIYSNDDFLWISSGTDGVLQRVKPEGTKLNILSSFNISVYGMAITQSNNLLVSTGDSRLKQFSKNTGTLSDTVYIVSPFRSTDFYITRDNKVLAGCVNEDFPKQGRRVIMLMDQNGECESVYEHDQHKQPIFTYPWSITHTSNGNIHVVDRVSDKGGRVEVLGQDGALINIYTGDTEINKGRQFYPTDIVTTPRDNVIVADINTDTLHILNNAGLLITYYNTSNINIMLPYSLAFSPTGQLYIGCTRTKGNTTKENRIYEVTISRC